The segment TGCCGCCCCCTGGGCCAGCGAGAACCCCTGAAGCGTGCCGATCCCGCGGCCCACTGAATACTGCGACGCTAGCACATTCTACTGCCGTTCTCACTGCTGTCGAGCCGGCAGGGAGAGCATTCAAGGTGAAAAGGGGGCGAATCTGACGAAACATTCCTTCCGCCCCCTGTTACTTATCTGGAGACGTCGCCAGGGGCAGGCCTGGCAGTTTCCTGGTCACCCACAGCCAACCTTGCCTGTACACGCAATAGGGAGCCTCTGATTAAGATCAAAACCGAGTTTATTCACATAGAAATCAAGCGGCGGAGGAACCCACCCCCGGCGTGCCTGAAGCTCTGCCCCTGGATAAAGCCGCCGGGGTGCCGTCCGCCCGATCCGTGCCGATCCTGTTATTTCTGTTGCATCCGTCCAGCCCGTTCACTGAACCCGGAAACAGTCTGTTCATTATCCCTTCGACCTGTCCTCTCAACAAACAGACTCTCCGGCAATCCCGGGCAGACCCACCAATGGACTTGCCGGAATATTCCCATGTATGATTGAGCCTTTTTGTGGCTCCTTAAAGTAAGGAAAGGTAGGACGATGACGTATTGTCTGGCGATATCTGTCAATGATGGCCTGGTATTCTGTTCCGATTCGCGCACGAATGCCGGTATCGATCAGATCAGCACCTACAGCAAGATGTTCCGCTTCGGCATTGACGGGCAGCGCCAGTTCATCGTTCTGTCGGCGGGAAATCTGGCGACCACCCAGGCCGTGATCGCCCAGCTGAAACTGGATATCAAAAGAAATGCGCCTGTAAACCTGGTTAATGTTTCCAGCATTTTTGAAGCTTCGGATTACCTGGGCGAAATCAGCCAGCAGCAGCAGACCAAGCATAGCGGGAGATCGGGATTCGAAGCCAGTTTCATCATCGGTGGTCAGATCGCCGGCAGCAAGCCGGAGGCGATCCTGGTGTACCCCGAGGGCAACCACATCACAACCTCGGAAGATACGCCCTACCTGCAGATCGGCGAGAGCAAGTACGGCAAACCGATTCTTGACCGTATTCTTACCCTGGATCTGAATCTGGATACCTGTGCTCTGTGCGCGCTGGTGTCCATGGATTCAACCATGCGCAGCAACCTCACCGTAGGGCCTCCGGTGGAGGTCATGGTGTATCGCACTGACAGCCTGGTACTGGACGGTCATCACCGATTCGACTCAGACAGTGAATTCCTCAGGGAGTTGAGCAAGGGGTGGGATCAGCGCCTGAAGGACGCCTTTCGACAGATGCCCCCACTGGCCTGGGCGGCAACCTGGGACAAGCCCGGGAACGGACATACCGAGAATTCCTGAGTGCGGCACCAGTTACACCGGTTTCAACCCCAGAGCCGGGGAAGCCGCGACACCGGATAGTCCGGAAATGGCGTTCCGATGCCGTTCCACGTCGGTCCAGTCCGCCATGTACCCCTGCACTGAAAATGCCTGCCCGTAAGCCATTCCGGAATTTTCATGCAGTTCGGCACTGGATTGTTTGCCCGGGTGCTGCTGGCAGCATCTTTGCGCATCACTCTACAGTTTGCAGATAGCGTTTTTCGCAGCACTGGCCAACAGGGCAGCGCATTCAGCCACCACAGCCAGGGAAGCCCTGCAAACCACGCTGCTAACCAGCAGTTCCTGCGATAGCAAGCCTGGTTGGTAAAGTAAGGAGCCTCTGATTGTCTCGTCATAGATCCCTTCAGAGTGATATGATTTTCAGTCTGCTTGAATCCTTGAAATTCATTAGAACGGCAACAGGACACCACATCCGCCATGACAATTAAGGTAGCAATAAGCCATAAAACCCTCTACAGGTTTGATCGCATGGTGGAGATTCACCCACATGTCGTCCGCCTGCGCCCTGCGCCGCACAGCCGTACACCCATCAACAGCTATTCTTTGAAAGTACTGCCGCAGGACCATTTCATCAATTGGCAGCAGGACCCGTTCAGCAACTATCTGGCCAGGCTGGTGTTCCCTGAACGAGCGAACCACCTTTCCCTGGAGGTGGAACTGGTTGCTGACATGACAGTAATCAATCCTTTCGATTTTTTCCTGGAGGAAAGCGCCAGGGAGTTCCCTTTTGAATACGATAACCAATTAAAGGTTGACCTGGCTCCTTATCTGACCATTACTGACAAAGGACCGAAGCTGCAGGCATGGATCAAGACAATAAGTCGCAAGAAAACACCGACGGTTGATTTTCTTGTCAAGGTGAACGCTGATCTGCAAAAAGCAGTCGGCTATCTCATACGTCTCGAGACCGGTGTTCAGACCTGCGAGGAGACGCTTACCAAGGGTACCGGGTCCTGCCGTGATTCCGCATGGTTGCTGGTTCAGATCATGCGCCACATGGGCCTGGCGGCCCGGTTTGTTTCGGGCTATCTGGTACAGCTCACCGCTGATGTGAAAGCGCTGGATGGCCCATCGGGACCGACAGAAGATTTCACCGATCTCCATGCCTGGGCGGAAGTCTACATTCCCGGAGCGGGCTGGATTGGGCTCGATCCCACCTCCGGCCTTTTTGCGGCGGAAGGACATATTCCTCTGGCATGCACACCTGATCCCGTGAGCGCCGCCCCGGTTACCGGCGCCATCGAAACCTGTGAAGTCGAGTTCGGCTACGAAAACAAGGTTACCCGCATCCATGAAGACCCGCGGGTCACGAAGCCGTTCAACACCGTGCAATGGCGACACATCAATGCACTGGGCAAGCAGGTCGATCAGGAACTCAAGAAACATAAAGTCAAACTCACAATGGGCGGCGAGCCCACGTTCGTCTCTATTGACGACATGGAAAGTCCGCAGTGGAACACGGCGGCGCTCGGCGCCGATAAACGTCGCCTGGCAGGAAACCTGCTGCTCAGCCTGAAGCAGAAGTACGGCAGGGGCGGCATGCTCCATTACGGCCAGGGGAAATGGTATCCGGGAGAACCTGTGCCACGCTGGGCACTGGGCCTGTACTGGCGCACCGACAAGAAACCCTTGTGGCGACAGAGCCGGTTGCTGGCTGATACATCAGAGCCCGGAAAAACAGATACTGCCCAGGCCGGTGAATTTATCAACACGCTGGCGGAAAACCTGGGAGTCAACCGTCGCCATGTGGTCCCAGCCTTCGAGGATACCCTGCATTACCTTGTGAAAGAGGGATCTTTGCCAGCCAACGTCACGGTGGATGAAAACAGACTGAAAGATCCCCTGGAGCGCGACCGGTTGCGCCGGGTATTTTCTCAGGGCCTGGGAAAAGAAGTCGGTTATGCGCTGCCGGTTGCCTGGTTAGAGGAAGGTAGCAGCAAAGGCTGGCACAGCTGTCGCTGGTACTTCCGGCGAGATGCCATGTACCTCATACCCGGCGATTCACCACTGGGGTTCAGATTGCCACTGGACAGTATCCCCTGGCAGGCTCCCGAGGATGGGTTGCAGGAATTCGATGCCGATCCGTTCGATGTACCGGAAGAACTGGATCAGAAACCAGGTCGCCGACGTAAGATCCGACAAACAGATAAGATTTTTCATACCGCACTGTGCGTAGAGGTGCGCGACGGTCGGTTACATGTTTTTATGCCACCGGTAAAAAAACTGCGGCACTACACCGAGTTACTGGGCGCTATAGAAGACACGGCGGGCAGACTGAAGACCCCAATAGTGCTTGAAGGGTATGAGCCGCCACGGGACAGCAGACTGCGTAAATTAATGATTACACCTGACCCGGGCGTCATCGAAGTCAACGTGCATCCGGCACACGACTGGCAGGAGCTGACCGGAATAGTCAAAACCTTGTACGATATCGCACGCAAGGAAAGACTCGGTACCGAAAAATTCATGCTGGATGGGAAACACACGGGAACTGGCGGAGGCAACCATGTAACACTGGGCGCAGCCAGGGCCGAAGACAGCCCGTTTCTCAGACGACCTGATGTACTGGGCAGCCTGATCCGCTACTGGCAGAACCATCCCAGCCTTTCCTACCTGTTTTCCGGGCAATTCATCGGGCCGACCAGTCAGGCACCGAGGGTCGACGAGGCCCGCGATGACAATCTGTACGAACTGGAGATCGCCCTGCAACAACTCACTGTTGGTGAATCCCAGCAGCCCTGGCAGGTAGACCGGATACTGCGCAATTTTCTGGTGGACCTGACCGGCAATACGCACCGCGCGGAATTCTGTATCGACAAAATGTATTCCCCTGACAGCGCCAGCGGCCGGCTGGGCCTCCTGGAATTCCGCAACTTCGAAATGCCCCCGCACTGGCAGATGAGTGCGCTGCAGATGCTGCTGATCAGAAGCCTGATGTCCCATTTCTGGCAGCACCCTTATACGCGCCCACTGATCAACTGGGGCACGGAACTGCATGACCGATTCCTGCTTCCGCATTTTGTCTGGCAGGATCTTGGCTGGGTGATCGACGATCTGCGCCATGCAGGTTATCCTTTCGAGCTTGAATGGTTCAGCTCTTTTCAGGAATTCAGGTTTCCCCATTACGGAACCACGCACGTTGCAGGTATCGAACTGGAAATTACCGGGGCTATCGAACCCTGGCATGTGCTGGGAGAAGAGAGTTCCGGACAGGGTACTTCGCGCTACGTGGATTCTTCGGTTGAGCGATTGCAGGTGAAAGCGCGCAATATGACCAGCAATCGGTTTATCGTGACCTGCAATCAACGCAAACTGCCGCTGAACTATACCGGCAAGGAAGGTGAGTATGTGGGCGGCGTCAGATTCAAGGCCTGGGCGCCGTACTCGGCCCTGCACCCGATGCTGCCGGTCAACACCCCACTGGTTTTCGACGTGGTCGATACGTTCAACAACCGGTCCCTGGGTGGTTGTACGTACCATGTAGCGCATCCTGGTGGCCGCAACTACAGTACATTCCCGGTCAATGCCAACGAAGCGGAAGCCCGGCGTGTCGCCCGGTTCTGGTTGCACGGGCACAGCCAGGGCGATCTGGAATATCGTATCGATGATCCCCATCCGACTCAACCGTATACGCTAGATCTGCGTTACGACGCGCAACCGGACAAAGCAAGGAAAAAATAGCCGAGCCACCCATCAGAGGGTCACGTGTGAGCAGTTCTGGCCTATGATGATTCAGAATGGATAATTATTTCCCGATGCGGGAAAGGAATTTTAATATCGTTTTCCTTGAAGGTGTCCCACAAGGCCAGCAACACCTGGCCTCTGATGTTGGTCAGTCCGTTCTGTGGATCCCGTATCCAGAACCGCAGTACGAAATCCAGCGATGACTCGCCGAAATCTGTCATCCAGCAAACGGGTGCCGGTGCCACGACAATCCGACTCAGACCGTTCGCAGCTCCAAGGGCAAGTTCGATAATCTGGTGTGGATCAGAACGGTAAGAGACACCAAAACGAACATCCAGTCGAACAAGATCATCGGAGAACGACCAGTTGATCACCTGCTGGGTGATGAAATCTTCGTTGGGAATCAGAAACTCTCTACCGTCTCGGGTTACCACGGAGACGAAACGTGCACGCAATCCTCTAATCCAGCCGAAAGTCTCCCCCAATGAGATGGTGTCACCGGGCTTGATGGACCTGTCTGCAAGAATAATGATGCCCGAGATAAAGTTGGAAACAACTTTCTGCAGGCCGAAACCAATACCGACGCCTATGGCGCCAGAGAAAACCGCGAATATTGTCAGATCGATCCCGATGGCCGACACCCCGGCCAGAATAACGGCTAAAATCAACAGTATTTTCAGAATCTTGCCGACCAGGACCCGCATCGACGGATTCAGTTCTTCTGAGCGCTGAATACGTTTTTCGATGCCATTGCCCACCGCCAGGGCAAGCCACAGCGTAGCACTCAGAAAGATAGCCGATCTAAGCAGCAGAAGTACCGAAACCCTGGCGCTGCCCACTGAAAACCCCACTGAATCGAGAAGGTCAGCGGCTTCTTCGGAAATGCCAAGTATTGTCAGAGCCACATAGGTCCAGACTATCAGGGCGATAATCTTGGCCGCGAAGCGACTGCGCAATATATTTGAAAAGACCGATATCACCAGCCAGGCGAGAACCAGCAGCGAGGTGCTGTAAAGGATCTGATACTGTGGCGGCCAGCCGATGGCCTGAACCACGACTATCGCCAGCCCCAGAAAAACAACCAGCACTGCCCAATGAAGTAAGCGCAATCCGATGACAATGGCCCTGAGCAGCCCAGGTCTTCCCTTTATCGTACGAGCCTGATTTTCCAGCGAGCGCCGCAGCCGGACTGCCACAGGCCGGGACAACAGCAACAGCAAAACCGTCAACCCCAGCTCAAACAGCACCTCGGGTCTGGAGATAAAATCAACCGCCTCCAGTGAATACGCTTGAAGACTGTTGAGAATGGTTTCGAGACTGAATTCCATTGGTTCCGCTTCAAAAAGTGACCCAGACACACTCCCTGCCTGCGGGTGCTGGCAAGTTGACTTCTAATCTGCCAGAACTCTGGTGTAAATACGATCTATATCTATCAGCGAAACCTTGGCCTGCAAAACTGACGCGGCAGCAGAATCAGCGCCACAGCCAGCGGTCAAGGGGCAAGCCACCGGTAGCAGTAGCAGGTGGAGATCAGCTGGGCGCGGCACGAAGCACCAGAGGCGGATCGATAGAGCGAGCTGGGCGACAGCAGGCTGGCAGCTAGAGAAATCCCATTGATGAAAGGGTAATTCTGCACCATCACGTGGCATAAGCCAGAAAGACGCACCACCATAGAACAAGGCAGGGATCGCTGAAGATCTGCCCTACCAATCTGCCCTCGAACTCGCTAAGCTCGGTAGCTCAGTGAGCGTCAAACTAGGTCTTACCTGCCATGCAACCCCCGGAACACGGACTCATACAGAAATTCCTCGACGAGGAGCGCCTGCCCCCTTCGTTCGCCCGACTGATCACTGAATGGTACCTGCCCCTGGCCCGACAACTGCTGGAAAGAGGCCGTATTCTGGACCGTCCCCTGATAGTTGGCATAAACGGTGCACAAGGTACTGGTAAATCGACTCTGGCCAAATTCCTGACTCTGATGTTGACGCACCAACAGCTTCGCGTAGCAAACCTGTCTCTCGACGATCTCTACCTGGATAGCCATCGTCGCGGGGATCTAGCCAGCCGGATTCACCCCCTGCTGGCCAGCCGCGGTGTGCCCGGGACCCATGATCTGCAACTGGGGGAGCAGGTGATGGACCTGCTGGCGGATCCGGCCAGTGAGGGGCAGCTGGCCCTGCCCCGCTTCGATAAAGCCGTCGACGAGCCAAGACCCAGGGCTGAATGGGATACTGTGGCATTACCCGTGGATGTGGTGCTGCTGGAAGGCTGGTTCGTAGGCCTGCAAGCGCAGCCCGATGCCCTGCTGGATGAACCGGCTAACAGCCTGGAGGCTGACGAGGATCCCGATGGCGCCTGGCGCCGCTATGTTAATCAGCAGCTCACGAACTATCAGCCGCTGTTTGACCGCCTCGACTACCTGGTCATGCTGAAGGCCCCCTCTTTCGCCTGTGTGCAGCAGTGGCGCAGCCTGCAGGAACAGAAACTGGCGGCCACGGCCGGCACTACCGCCAACAAGGTGATGGACCAACCCGCACTTGACCGCTTCATCCAGCATTTCGAGCGGCTGACTCGCCATTGCCTGGCGACCCTGCCCGGGCAGGCCGATCTGGTTTTCTACCTGGATGAAGACCACCAGATAACCCACAGCGAACCGATTCTGCATTGACCCGATGCCTGCATTAAAGCCGCTACCCACACTGGACCCTAACCCACCGCCTCTGCTCGTGGTCACGGATCTGGACGGTACCCTGCTTGATCATTTCACCTACAGTTTCGACGCTGCCCGGGATGCCCTTGACAGCCTGCGTACTCTCGGGATTCCCCTGATACCCAACACCAGCAAAACCGGTGCCGAGTTGCATCAACTGCGCCGTGAACTGGGCTCAAAGGACCCGTTTATTGTGGAAAACGGTTCCGCTATCTTTCTGCCGCGCGACAGCTTTCCACTGCCACCGGAAGGCAGCGTCCGCAACCAGGACTACTACCTGGTGGAACTTGGCCTGAGCCTCGAGACCATTCTTGAACGTCTGGCGCCGCTGCAGGCACGCTTCAAGTTCCGGGGTTTTCACGACCTGAGCGACAGCGAACTGGAAGAACTGACCGGGCTTGACCAGGCCCGGCTCGCTCTGTCCAGACAACGGCAATTCAGTGAACCGCTGATCTGGGAGGATACCGAAGCCGCCTGTGAAACTTTCAAAGCACAATTGCGCGCATCAGGCTTACAGACCCTCCAGGGGGGGCGCTTCCTGCACGTCCTGGGGCAGACCGACAAGGGCAAGGCACTTGACCGACTGCGCGCGCTTTACCAGCAGACCTACGCAAAGTCGTTTACTGTCATAGCGCTGGGGGACAGCGGCAACGACGTTGCCATGCTCGAGGCTGCCGACCTGCCCGTGTTGATACGTTCACCAGCGCACAACCTGCCGCAGCTGTCGAGTGACAAACCAGTCACCATCAGCAGCAAATCCGGTCCCGCGGGGTGGAACGAATGCGTGCTGAATCTCGTCCAGCAATTCAATCAGAACAGGGAGTAATTGATCATGGGGGATTTCTACCAGAATGGTGTTATCACGACCTTACACAACCTGAGCAAACGGCCACTGCATGAGCTGGAGGATGAACTGGTTCAGTTCTCAGCGCAGCGCTCCATGTGCCTGATCCTGCCTTCGCTGTTTTCTGAACTGGAGGGTGAAGCACTCCCACGGATTGTCGATCATCTCACCAATGTGCCGTACCTGAACGAGGTAGTGATCGGGCTCGACCGCGCCGACGAAGCCCAGTACCGACATGCCCTCGAATTCTTTTCCCGCCTGCCCCAGAGGCATCATGTTCTGTGGAACGATGGTCCCAGATTGCGGAATATCGATGCCATGCTGCAGGAAAAAGGCCTGGCACCACAGGAACCCGGCAAGGGACGCAATGTCTGGTACTGTCTGGGCTTCGTACAATCTGCCAGCCGCAGCGAAGCCATCGGCCTGCATGACTGTGATATTGTCACCTACGACCGGGAGCTGCTGGCGCGCCTGATGTACCCGATCGCCAATCCCAACTTCAGTTACGAGTTCTGCAAGGGGTATTACGCGAGAGTAGCCGATGGCAGCATCAATGGGCGGGCCTGCCGTCTTCTGGTGACACCCCTGATCAGGGCACTTAAGAACATGCTCGGCCCCATGGCCTATCTGGACTACATGGACAGCTTTCGCTACCCACTGGCCGGCGAATTTTTTTTCCGTCGGGACGTGGTTGCCGACCTGCGCATTCCCTCGGACTGGGGCCTGGAAATAGGCGTTCTGTCAGAAATGGAGCGCAATTATTCGACTAATCGTATCTGCCAGGTGGATATCGCCGACACCTATGACCACAAGCACCAGGACCTGTCAATCGACGACGAGACAGCAGGCCTGTCCCGCATGTCCATCGACATTGCCAAGGCACTGTTTCGCAAGCTGGCAACCTACGGGGTAGTCCTTTCCAGTGAAACGTTCCGTTCTCTGAAGGCCAACTATTTCCGCATCGCCCTCGACTTTGTCGAAACCTACCGCAACGACGCCCAGATGAATGGCCTGAGCATCGATATTCACAAGGAGGAGCAGGCGGTTGAGCTGTTCGCCAGAAACATAGTGACTGCCGGCGAACGATTCCTCGACAATCCGATGGAAACGCCGTTCATCCCCAGCTGGAACCGGGTCCGCAGTGCGGTACCTGATATTTTCGAACAGATCCATCATGCCGTCCGACAGGACAACAAGGATTTTTCTCCCTGACTTTTTAGTGGGAAGTTACCCCCAATATGAAAGACGCCACCCTTCAAGCACTGGAACACCGGGTACTGAATCACCTCAAGGCGATTTATCCCGAAGCCGACCACAACGCGCTGACGCTGGACTGCCTCCGGCTGATGAGACTGGACAGAGAATGCCAACCACCCCGCAGACAGTTGGAGAAATGGGATCAGCAGGATGCCTTCGTGATTGTATACGGCGATACGTTTGTGGAGCCCTCCCAGCACCCCCTGCATGTACTCCACCAGTTTCTCGATGACTACGTGAAGGACAGCATAAACTCCGTCCATATCCTGCCGTTTTTTCCCTACAGCAGCGATGACGGATTCGCCGTCGTCGATAACAAGACCGTCAATCCGTCCCTGGGCGATTGGGCAGACATACAGGATATAGCGGAGAAATACCGGGTTATGGCCGATGTGGTCATCAACCACTGCTCACAGGAAAACCAATGGTTCAGGAATTTTATCGACTGTGTCGATCCCGGCAGGGACTACTTTTTCACTGCGTCGCCGCAGGACGATCTGTCCCTGGTTGTCAGGCCCAGGACCAGTGAGCTGCTGAAAAAGGTAGAAACCCCTGAAGGCGATAGGCATGTTTGGTGTACGTTTGGACACGACCAGGTGGACTTCGATTTTTCCAACCCGCAGGTACTCCTGGAGTTCATCAAAATAATCCGCCTGTACCTGGACAACGGCGTGTCCTGCTTCCGGCTCGATGCCGTCGCCTTTATCTGGAAGGAGATCGGCACCAACTGCCTGAACCTGCCGCAGACTCACGAGATCGTGCGACTGCTGCGTGCCCTCATAGAGCATGCCGAACCCAGCGCCATCATCATAACTGAAACCAATATTCCAAAACGGGAAAACCTGACCTACTTTGGCAATGCCAACGAGGCCCATGCCATCTATAACTTTTCCCTGCCGCCATTGCTGGTTTATACATTGCTGTCCGGGGATTGCGGCTATCTGAAGTCATGGCTGATGACCATGCCACCTGCACAGCTGGGTACTTTCTATTTCAATTTCATTGCCTCCCACGACGGTATCGGGTTGCGACCCGCAGAGGGCCTGCTGACCGATACGGAGATCGAAGCACTGCTCAATACCATGCTGCGTTATGGCGGTGAGATTTCCTGGCGCGCACTGTCCGGCATCGAAAAGAGACCCTATGAGATCAATATCAGCCTATTCGATGCCTTGAAGGGCACCCTGCGGGGAGAGGATCAATTCCAGTTTCAACGTTTCATCAGCGCCCACACCATCATGCTCGCCCTGGAGGGTATACCGGCTTTCTACGTACAGAGCCTGCTGGCCACCGGTAACAATCAGGACCGCTACGCCCGCACCGGGCACAAACGTCATCTCAACCGCTCCCAGTGGCCTTATGCAGAACTCAAGCGCCTGCTCGCCGACCCGGAGTCGGTCCACGCACGGGTGCTGAAGGAATTGAAACGCCTGATGACTATTCGCTCCAGGCAAGCGGCTTTTCATCCCAATGCCACACAGTTCACGCTGCACATGGGTTCGCGTATATTCGCCTTCTGGCGCCAGAGTATTCAGCGGGAACAGAGCATTTTCTGTCTGAACAACATCAGCGACCAACCCTGCCAGCTCGATCTGGCGGAAGTCAATCTGATCGACACGGAGAACTGGGGAGACCTGATCACCGGTAAGATGCTCGACAGCCATCTCGACGTTATCGAATTGGCACCCTATCAGACCGTATGGCTGACCAACCGGCTGTATGCCTGAAAAAGGGCCGGTGGCTGGAATAAGTGGCGAACTAGGAGCGGGATGATTGGGGCCAGAATACTTGGGGGAGAAGGGGACACTCACAGCTTAACAACTTAACCAAAACCCGTTGAAGACAAACAGATAGTTTTGTTGTGTAAGAAATTGTCAGGTGTTGAGTGTCACCAAATACCGATCAGGGCAGCTTATTAAGTTGTTAAGCTGTGAGTGTCCCCCTCTCCC is part of the Gammaproteobacteria bacterium genome and harbors:
- a CDS encoding peptidase translates to MTYCLAISVNDGLVFCSDSRTNAGIDQISTYSKMFRFGIDGQRQFIVLSAGNLATTQAVIAQLKLDIKRNAPVNLVNVSSIFEASDYLGEISQQQQTKHSGRSGFEASFIIGGQIAGSKPEAILVYPEGNHITTSEDTPYLQIGESKYGKPILDRILTLDLNLDTCALCALVSMDSTMRSNLTVGPPVEVMVYRTDSLVLDGHHRFDSDSEFLRELSKGWDQRLKDAFRQMPPLAWAATWDKPGNGHTENS
- a CDS encoding transglutaminase family protein, whose translation is MTIKVAISHKTLYRFDRMVEIHPHVVRLRPAPHSRTPINSYSLKVLPQDHFINWQQDPFSNYLARLVFPERANHLSLEVELVADMTVINPFDFFLEESAREFPFEYDNQLKVDLAPYLTITDKGPKLQAWIKTISRKKTPTVDFLVKVNADLQKAVGYLIRLETGVQTCEETLTKGTGSCRDSAWLLVQIMRHMGLAARFVSGYLVQLTADVKALDGPSGPTEDFTDLHAWAEVYIPGAGWIGLDPTSGLFAAEGHIPLACTPDPVSAAPVTGAIETCEVEFGYENKVTRIHEDPRVTKPFNTVQWRHINALGKQVDQELKKHKVKLTMGGEPTFVSIDDMESPQWNTAALGADKRRLAGNLLLSLKQKYGRGGMLHYGQGKWYPGEPVPRWALGLYWRTDKKPLWRQSRLLADTSEPGKTDTAQAGEFINTLAENLGVNRRHVVPAFEDTLHYLVKEGSLPANVTVDENRLKDPLERDRLRRVFSQGLGKEVGYALPVAWLEEGSSKGWHSCRWYFRRDAMYLIPGDSPLGFRLPLDSIPWQAPEDGLQEFDADPFDVPEELDQKPGRRRKIRQTDKIFHTALCVEVRDGRLHVFMPPVKKLRHYTELLGAIEDTAGRLKTPIVLEGYEPPRDSRLRKLMITPDPGVIEVNVHPAHDWQELTGIVKTLYDIARKERLGTEKFMLDGKHTGTGGGNHVTLGAARAEDSPFLRRPDVLGSLIRYWQNHPSLSYLFSGQFIGPTSQAPRVDEARDDNLYELEIALQQLTVGESQQPWQVDRILRNFLVDLTGNTHRAEFCIDKMYSPDSASGRLGLLEFRNFEMPPHWQMSALQMLLIRSLMSHFWQHPYTRPLINWGTELHDRFLLPHFVWQDLGWVIDDLRHAGYPFELEWFSSFQEFRFPHYGTTHVAGIELEITGAIEPWHVLGEESSGQGTSRYVDSSVERLQVKARNMTSNRFIVTCNQRKLPLNYTGKEGEYVGGVRFKAWAPYSALHPMLPVNTPLVFDVVDTFNNRSLGGCTYHVAHPGGRNYSTFPVNANEAEARRVARFWLHGHSQGDLEYRIDDPHPTQPYTLDLRYDAQPDKARKK
- a CDS encoding mechanosensitive ion channel; this translates as MEFSLETILNSLQAYSLEAVDFISRPEVLFELGLTVLLLLLSRPVAVRLRRSLENQARTIKGRPGLLRAIVIGLRLLHWAVLVVFLGLAIVVVQAIGWPPQYQILYSTSLLVLAWLVISVFSNILRSRFAAKIIALIVWTYVALTILGISEEAADLLDSVGFSVGSARVSVLLLLRSAIFLSATLWLALAVGNGIEKRIQRSEELNPSMRVLVGKILKILLILAVILAGVSAIGIDLTIFAVFSGAIGVGIGFGLQKVVSNFISGIIILADRSIKPGDTISLGETFGWIRGLRARFVSVVTRDGREFLIPNEDFITQQVINWSFSDDLVRLDVRFGVSYRSDPHQIIELALGAANGLSRIVVAPAPVCWMTDFGESSLDFVLRFWIRDPQNGLTNIRGQVLLALWDTFKENDIKIPFPHREIIIHSESS
- a CDS encoding HAD-IIB family hydrolase; its protein translation is MPALKPLPTLDPNPPPLLVVTDLDGTLLDHFTYSFDAARDALDSLRTLGIPLIPNTSKTGAELHQLRRELGSKDPFIVENGSAIFLPRDSFPLPPEGSVRNQDYYLVELGLSLETILERLAPLQARFKFRGFHDLSDSELEELTGLDQARLALSRQRQFSEPLIWEDTEAACETFKAQLRASGLQTLQGGRFLHVLGQTDKGKALDRLRALYQQTYAKSFTVIALGDSGNDVAMLEAADLPVLIRSPAHNLPQLSSDKPVTISSKSGPAGWNECVLNLVQQFNQNRE
- a CDS encoding glycosyl transferase; its protein translation is MGDFYQNGVITTLHNLSKRPLHELEDELVQFSAQRSMCLILPSLFSELEGEALPRIVDHLTNVPYLNEVVIGLDRADEAQYRHALEFFSRLPQRHHVLWNDGPRLRNIDAMLQEKGLAPQEPGKGRNVWYCLGFVQSASRSEAIGLHDCDIVTYDRELLARLMYPIANPNFSYEFCKGYYARVADGSINGRACRLLVTPLIRALKNMLGPMAYLDYMDSFRYPLAGEFFFRRDVVADLRIPSDWGLEIGVLSEMERNYSTNRICQVDIADTYDHKHQDLSIDDETAGLSRMSIDIAKALFRKLATYGVVLSSETFRSLKANYFRIALDFVETYRNDAQMNGLSIDIHKEEQAVELFARNIVTAGERFLDNPMETPFIPSWNRVRSAVPDIFEQIHHAVRQDNKDFSP
- a CDS encoding alpha-amylase family glycosyl hydrolase encodes the protein MKDATLQALEHRVLNHLKAIYPEADHNALTLDCLRLMRLDRECQPPRRQLEKWDQQDAFVIVYGDTFVEPSQHPLHVLHQFLDDYVKDSINSVHILPFFPYSSDDGFAVVDNKTVNPSLGDWADIQDIAEKYRVMADVVINHCSQENQWFRNFIDCVDPGRDYFFTASPQDDLSLVVRPRTSELLKKVETPEGDRHVWCTFGHDQVDFDFSNPQVLLEFIKIIRLYLDNGVSCFRLDAVAFIWKEIGTNCLNLPQTHEIVRLLRALIEHAEPSAIIITETNIPKRENLTYFGNANEAHAIYNFSLPPLLVYTLLSGDCGYLKSWLMTMPPAQLGTFYFNFIASHDGIGLRPAEGLLTDTEIEALLNTMLRYGGEISWRALSGIEKRPYEINISLFDALKGTLRGEDQFQFQRFISAHTIMLALEGIPAFYVQSLLATGNNQDRYARTGHKRHLNRSQWPYAELKRLLADPESVHARVLKELKRLMTIRSRQAAFHPNATQFTLHMGSRIFAFWRQSIQREQSIFCLNNISDQPCQLDLAEVNLIDTENWGDLITGKMLDSHLDVIELAPYQTVWLTNRLYA